One window from the genome of Labeo rohita strain BAU-BD-2019 chromosome 10, IGBB_LRoh.1.0, whole genome shotgun sequence encodes:
- the sh3bp2 gene encoding SH3 domain-binding protein 2 isoform X2: MALSMKKKHSFGHLQQSHAKMCIQEFCNKNMAATPVSWPIPMRAIGAQNLLTMPGGVTTSGYLHKKGGSQFSLMKWPLRFIIIHKGCVYYFKSSTSAAPQGAFSLNGYNRVLRAAEETTSSNVFPFKIVHFSKRHRTWYFSAASEDERRKWMRHLRKEIGYYNDKRDLPLPSDDLDSESLYGQLEEPLDISPIEEDPEADYMTQDEDSDGEDGSLVSAGRPTVPPPPYPPPPVPIQSRETRLTKGPPPPLPPPFKKPSCSGKGPPPPLPYAPHLEKPDFHLSNKGPLGPMPPLPPPANMKSMTGPFSTMPACEKKPNASLIGNTAATLPIVENLQKVLLNAGTKSSISSQHLGVKPTPEPRPVSPHLSSSVSNRSLGQIPKPPLPTKPKPNKPSFQASPDGQSFRSSIEENPIKQRVKNKIEEDSDDEDYENVNLPPSVFVDTMDTSNVERLFKDSYSYPQNGLYCIRKSGTGKTSQVLVVWDTGINKARNYRLFEEDQRVYLEADVTFPGLSALVEHYHNHPLPSSNNSMPNYSLSLHVPFGYVPPR; the protein is encoded by the exons ATGGCTCtttccatgaaaaaaaaacactccttTGGTCATTTGCAACAGTCGCATGCGAAGATGTGCATCCAAGAATTCTGTAACAA AAACATGGCTGCTACGCCGGTCTCCTGGCCCATTCCCATGAGGGCTATCGGAGCTCAGAATCTGCTTACCATGCCGGGTGGAGTCACCACATCTGGATATCTGCACAAGAAAGGGGGCAGCCAGTTCAGCCTGATGAAAT GGCCACTTCGCTTCATCATAATCCACAAAGGCTGCGTCTACTATTTTAAGAGCAGCACATCTGCCGCACCTCAAGGCGCGTTTTCACTCAACGGCTACAACAG AGTCTTACGGGCAGCAGAGGAAACAACATCTAGCAATGTTTTTCCTTTTAAGATCGTCCACTTCAGTAAAAGACACCGTACGTGGTATTTCTCAGCAGCAAGTGAAGATGAGAGAAGG AAATGGATGCGCCACTTAAGAAAAGAAATCGGCTATTATAATGATAAAAGAGACTTGCCTCTTCCAAG TGATGATTTAGATTCTGAGAGCCTATATGGCCAGTTAGAAGAGCCTCTGGACATCAGTCCTATTGAAGAAGATCCTGAAGCAG attaTATGACTCAAGATGAAGACAGTGATGGAGAGGATGGATCACTAGTGTCAGCAG GTCGACCCACGGTTCCACCTCCACCATATCCTCCACCCCCTGTTCCTATTCAGTCAAGAGAAACCCGTCTCACGAAAGGACCGCCGCCCCCACTGCCCCCTCCATTCAAAAAACCTTCCTGCTCAGGCAAAGGTCCTCCTCCGCCGCTGCCGTACGCCCCGCATCTAGAGAAACCAGACTTTCACCTGTCAAACAAAGGCCCTCTTGGCCCCATGCCTCCTTTACCCCCACCAGCCAACATGAAGTCCATGACAGGCCCCTTTTCCACAATGCCTGCTTGCGAAAAGAAGCCGAATGCCTCTCTCATTGGGAATACAGCAGCTACTTTACCCATCGTTGAGAACTTGCAGAAAGTGCTTCTGAACGCTGGAACAAAATCATCTATTTCTAGCCAACACCTAGGGGTGAAACCCACACCCGAGCCACGGCCCGTCTCACCTCACCTGTCCAGTTCTGTCAGTAACAGGTCGCTGGGTCAGATACCCAAGCCTCCGTTACCGACCAAACCGAAACCCAACAAACCCTCGTTCCA AGCATCACCGGATGGACAGAGTTTTCGTTCTTCTATCGAAGAAAATCCTATAAAACAACGagtgaaaaacaaaattgaaGAAGACTCAGATGATGAGGACtatgaaaat gtgAATTTGCCTCCCTCTGTCTTCGTGGACACAATGGATACCAGTAATGTCGAAag ATTATTTAAGGATTCGTACTCCTACCCACAGAACGGCCTGTACTGCATCCGCAAATCAGGAACAGGAAAAACATCACAG GTGCTGGTTGTTTGGGACACGGGTATAAACAAAGCCAGAAATTACAGGCTCTTTGAGGAG gaCCAGCGGGTGTATCTGGAGGCAGATGTGACGTTCCCAGGTTTATCTGCTTTGGTTGAACACTATCACAACCACCCACTGCCCAG
- the sh3bp2 gene encoding SH3 domain-binding protein 2 isoform X3, translated as MLKESKAVQSIRRCVSRRNMAATPVSWPIPMRAIGAQNLLTMPGGVTTSGYLHKKGGSQFSLMKWPLRFIIIHKGCVYYFKSSTSAAPQGAFSLNGYNRVLRAAEETTSSNVFPFKIVHFSKRHRTWYFSAASEDERRKWMRHLRKEIGYYNDKRDLPLPSDDLDSESLYGQLEEPLDISPIEEDPEADYMTQDEDSDGEDGSLVSAGRPTVPPPPYPPPPVPIQSRETRLTKGPPPPLPPPFKKPSCSGKGPPPPLPYAPHLEKPDFHLSNKGPLGPMPPLPPPANMKSMTGPFSTMPACEKKPNASLIGNTAATLPIVENLQKVLLNAGTKSSISSQHLGVKPTPEPRPVSPHLSSSVSNRSLGQIPKPPLPTKPKPNKPSFQRASPDGQSFRSSIEENPIKQRVKNKIEEDSDDEDYENVNLPPSVFVDTMDTSNVERLFKDSYSYPQNGLYCIRKSGTGKTSQVLVVWDTGINKARNYRLFEEDQRVYLEADVTFPGLSALVEHYHNHPLPSSNNSMPNYSLSLHVPFGYVPPR; from the exons ATGTTGAAAGAGAGTAAAGCAGTGCAGAGCATCAGAAGATGTGTCAGCAGAAG AAACATGGCTGCTACGCCGGTCTCCTGGCCCATTCCCATGAGGGCTATCGGAGCTCAGAATCTGCTTACCATGCCGGGTGGAGTCACCACATCTGGATATCTGCACAAGAAAGGGGGCAGCCAGTTCAGCCTGATGAAAT GGCCACTTCGCTTCATCATAATCCACAAAGGCTGCGTCTACTATTTTAAGAGCAGCACATCTGCCGCACCTCAAGGCGCGTTTTCACTCAACGGCTACAACAG AGTCTTACGGGCAGCAGAGGAAACAACATCTAGCAATGTTTTTCCTTTTAAGATCGTCCACTTCAGTAAAAGACACCGTACGTGGTATTTCTCAGCAGCAAGTGAAGATGAGAGAAGG AAATGGATGCGCCACTTAAGAAAAGAAATCGGCTATTATAATGATAAAAGAGACTTGCCTCTTCCAAG TGATGATTTAGATTCTGAGAGCCTATATGGCCAGTTAGAAGAGCCTCTGGACATCAGTCCTATTGAAGAAGATCCTGAAGCAG attaTATGACTCAAGATGAAGACAGTGATGGAGAGGATGGATCACTAGTGTCAGCAG GTCGACCCACGGTTCCACCTCCACCATATCCTCCACCCCCTGTTCCTATTCAGTCAAGAGAAACCCGTCTCACGAAAGGACCGCCGCCCCCACTGCCCCCTCCATTCAAAAAACCTTCCTGCTCAGGCAAAGGTCCTCCTCCGCCGCTGCCGTACGCCCCGCATCTAGAGAAACCAGACTTTCACCTGTCAAACAAAGGCCCTCTTGGCCCCATGCCTCCTTTACCCCCACCAGCCAACATGAAGTCCATGACAGGCCCCTTTTCCACAATGCCTGCTTGCGAAAAGAAGCCGAATGCCTCTCTCATTGGGAATACAGCAGCTACTTTACCCATCGTTGAGAACTTGCAGAAAGTGCTTCTGAACGCTGGAACAAAATCATCTATTTCTAGCCAACACCTAGGGGTGAAACCCACACCCGAGCCACGGCCCGTCTCACCTCACCTGTCCAGTTCTGTCAGTAACAGGTCGCTGGGTCAGATACCCAAGCCTCCGTTACCGACCAAACCGAAACCCAACAAACCCTCGTTCCA AAGAGCATCACCGGATGGACAGAGTTTTCGTTCTTCTATCGAAGAAAATCCTATAAAACAACGagtgaaaaacaaaattgaaGAAGACTCAGATGATGAGGACtatgaaaat gtgAATTTGCCTCCCTCTGTCTTCGTGGACACAATGGATACCAGTAATGTCGAAag ATTATTTAAGGATTCGTACTCCTACCCACAGAACGGCCTGTACTGCATCCGCAAATCAGGAACAGGAAAAACATCACAG GTGCTGGTTGTTTGGGACACGGGTATAAACAAAGCCAGAAATTACAGGCTCTTTGAGGAG gaCCAGCGGGTGTATCTGGAGGCAGATGTGACGTTCCCAGGTTTATCTGCTTTGGTTGAACACTATCACAACCACCCACTGCCCAG
- the sh3bp2 gene encoding SH3 domain-binding protein 2 isoform X1 encodes MALSMKKKHSFGHLQQSHAKMCIQEFCNKNMAATPVSWPIPMRAIGAQNLLTMPGGVTTSGYLHKKGGSQFSLMKWPLRFIIIHKGCVYYFKSSTSAAPQGAFSLNGYNRVLRAAEETTSSNVFPFKIVHFSKRHRTWYFSAASEDERRKWMRHLRKEIGYYNDKRDLPLPSDDLDSESLYGQLEEPLDISPIEEDPEADYMTQDEDSDGEDGSLVSAGRPTVPPPPYPPPPVPIQSRETRLTKGPPPPLPPPFKKPSCSGKGPPPPLPYAPHLEKPDFHLSNKGPLGPMPPLPPPANMKSMTGPFSTMPACEKKPNASLIGNTAATLPIVENLQKVLLNAGTKSSISSQHLGVKPTPEPRPVSPHLSSSVSNRSLGQIPKPPLPTKPKPNKPSFQRASPDGQSFRSSIEENPIKQRVKNKIEEDSDDEDYENVNLPPSVFVDTMDTSNVERLFKDSYSYPQNGLYCIRKSGTGKTSQVLVVWDTGINKARNYRLFEEDQRVYLEADVTFPGLSALVEHYHNHPLPSSNNSMPNYSLSLHVPFGYVPPR; translated from the exons ATGGCTCtttccatgaaaaaaaaacactccttTGGTCATTTGCAACAGTCGCATGCGAAGATGTGCATCCAAGAATTCTGTAACAA AAACATGGCTGCTACGCCGGTCTCCTGGCCCATTCCCATGAGGGCTATCGGAGCTCAGAATCTGCTTACCATGCCGGGTGGAGTCACCACATCTGGATATCTGCACAAGAAAGGGGGCAGCCAGTTCAGCCTGATGAAAT GGCCACTTCGCTTCATCATAATCCACAAAGGCTGCGTCTACTATTTTAAGAGCAGCACATCTGCCGCACCTCAAGGCGCGTTTTCACTCAACGGCTACAACAG AGTCTTACGGGCAGCAGAGGAAACAACATCTAGCAATGTTTTTCCTTTTAAGATCGTCCACTTCAGTAAAAGACACCGTACGTGGTATTTCTCAGCAGCAAGTGAAGATGAGAGAAGG AAATGGATGCGCCACTTAAGAAAAGAAATCGGCTATTATAATGATAAAAGAGACTTGCCTCTTCCAAG TGATGATTTAGATTCTGAGAGCCTATATGGCCAGTTAGAAGAGCCTCTGGACATCAGTCCTATTGAAGAAGATCCTGAAGCAG attaTATGACTCAAGATGAAGACAGTGATGGAGAGGATGGATCACTAGTGTCAGCAG GTCGACCCACGGTTCCACCTCCACCATATCCTCCACCCCCTGTTCCTATTCAGTCAAGAGAAACCCGTCTCACGAAAGGACCGCCGCCCCCACTGCCCCCTCCATTCAAAAAACCTTCCTGCTCAGGCAAAGGTCCTCCTCCGCCGCTGCCGTACGCCCCGCATCTAGAGAAACCAGACTTTCACCTGTCAAACAAAGGCCCTCTTGGCCCCATGCCTCCTTTACCCCCACCAGCCAACATGAAGTCCATGACAGGCCCCTTTTCCACAATGCCTGCTTGCGAAAAGAAGCCGAATGCCTCTCTCATTGGGAATACAGCAGCTACTTTACCCATCGTTGAGAACTTGCAGAAAGTGCTTCTGAACGCTGGAACAAAATCATCTATTTCTAGCCAACACCTAGGGGTGAAACCCACACCCGAGCCACGGCCCGTCTCACCTCACCTGTCCAGTTCTGTCAGTAACAGGTCGCTGGGTCAGATACCCAAGCCTCCGTTACCGACCAAACCGAAACCCAACAAACCCTCGTTCCA AAGAGCATCACCGGATGGACAGAGTTTTCGTTCTTCTATCGAAGAAAATCCTATAAAACAACGagtgaaaaacaaaattgaaGAAGACTCAGATGATGAGGACtatgaaaat gtgAATTTGCCTCCCTCTGTCTTCGTGGACACAATGGATACCAGTAATGTCGAAag ATTATTTAAGGATTCGTACTCCTACCCACAGAACGGCCTGTACTGCATCCGCAAATCAGGAACAGGAAAAACATCACAG GTGCTGGTTGTTTGGGACACGGGTATAAACAAAGCCAGAAATTACAGGCTCTTTGAGGAG gaCCAGCGGGTGTATCTGGAGGCAGATGTGACGTTCCCAGGTTTATCTGCTTTGGTTGAACACTATCACAACCACCCACTGCCCAG
- the sh3bp2 gene encoding SH3 domain-binding protein 2 isoform X4 produces MAATPVSWPIPMRAIGAQNLLTMPGGVTTSGYLHKKGGSQFSLMKWPLRFIIIHKGCVYYFKSSTSAAPQGAFSLNGYNRVLRAAEETTSSNVFPFKIVHFSKRHRTWYFSAASEDERRKWMRHLRKEIGYYNDKRDLPLPSDDLDSESLYGQLEEPLDISPIEEDPEADYMTQDEDSDGEDGSLVSAGRPTVPPPPYPPPPVPIQSRETRLTKGPPPPLPPPFKKPSCSGKGPPPPLPYAPHLEKPDFHLSNKGPLGPMPPLPPPANMKSMTGPFSTMPACEKKPNASLIGNTAATLPIVENLQKVLLNAGTKSSISSQHLGVKPTPEPRPVSPHLSSSVSNRSLGQIPKPPLPTKPKPNKPSFQRASPDGQSFRSSIEENPIKQRVKNKIEEDSDDEDYENVNLPPSVFVDTMDTSNVERLFKDSYSYPQNGLYCIRKSGTGKTSQVLVVWDTGINKARNYRLFEEDQRVYLEADVTFPGLSALVEHYHNHPLPSSNNSMPNYSLSLHVPFGYVPPR; encoded by the exons ATGGCTGCTACGCCGGTCTCCTGGCCCATTCCCATGAGGGCTATCGGAGCTCAGAATCTGCTTACCATGCCGGGTGGAGTCACCACATCTGGATATCTGCACAAGAAAGGGGGCAGCCAGTTCAGCCTGATGAAAT GGCCACTTCGCTTCATCATAATCCACAAAGGCTGCGTCTACTATTTTAAGAGCAGCACATCTGCCGCACCTCAAGGCGCGTTTTCACTCAACGGCTACAACAG AGTCTTACGGGCAGCAGAGGAAACAACATCTAGCAATGTTTTTCCTTTTAAGATCGTCCACTTCAGTAAAAGACACCGTACGTGGTATTTCTCAGCAGCAAGTGAAGATGAGAGAAGG AAATGGATGCGCCACTTAAGAAAAGAAATCGGCTATTATAATGATAAAAGAGACTTGCCTCTTCCAAG TGATGATTTAGATTCTGAGAGCCTATATGGCCAGTTAGAAGAGCCTCTGGACATCAGTCCTATTGAAGAAGATCCTGAAGCAG attaTATGACTCAAGATGAAGACAGTGATGGAGAGGATGGATCACTAGTGTCAGCAG GTCGACCCACGGTTCCACCTCCACCATATCCTCCACCCCCTGTTCCTATTCAGTCAAGAGAAACCCGTCTCACGAAAGGACCGCCGCCCCCACTGCCCCCTCCATTCAAAAAACCTTCCTGCTCAGGCAAAGGTCCTCCTCCGCCGCTGCCGTACGCCCCGCATCTAGAGAAACCAGACTTTCACCTGTCAAACAAAGGCCCTCTTGGCCCCATGCCTCCTTTACCCCCACCAGCCAACATGAAGTCCATGACAGGCCCCTTTTCCACAATGCCTGCTTGCGAAAAGAAGCCGAATGCCTCTCTCATTGGGAATACAGCAGCTACTTTACCCATCGTTGAGAACTTGCAGAAAGTGCTTCTGAACGCTGGAACAAAATCATCTATTTCTAGCCAACACCTAGGGGTGAAACCCACACCCGAGCCACGGCCCGTCTCACCTCACCTGTCCAGTTCTGTCAGTAACAGGTCGCTGGGTCAGATACCCAAGCCTCCGTTACCGACCAAACCGAAACCCAACAAACCCTCGTTCCA AAGAGCATCACCGGATGGACAGAGTTTTCGTTCTTCTATCGAAGAAAATCCTATAAAACAACGagtgaaaaacaaaattgaaGAAGACTCAGATGATGAGGACtatgaaaat gtgAATTTGCCTCCCTCTGTCTTCGTGGACACAATGGATACCAGTAATGTCGAAag ATTATTTAAGGATTCGTACTCCTACCCACAGAACGGCCTGTACTGCATCCGCAAATCAGGAACAGGAAAAACATCACAG GTGCTGGTTGTTTGGGACACGGGTATAAACAAAGCCAGAAATTACAGGCTCTTTGAGGAG gaCCAGCGGGTGTATCTGGAGGCAGATGTGACGTTCCCAGGTTTATCTGCTTTGGTTGAACACTATCACAACCACCCACTGCCCAG